One Isoptericola dokdonensis DS-3 genomic window, GTCCGGTCAGTGAACCGGGGCGTGCGGCACGACGACGGCACGCCCCGTCAGCGAGCCCTCCTCGAGCCGGCGGTACGCCTCGAGCGCGTCCTCCAGGGCGAACTTCTCGACGTCAGGGCGGATCTGACCGGCGCGGTACATCGCCACCACCTCGTGCAGCTCCTCGAGGGTGCCCCAGTAGGTGTTGGTCAGCGTCGCCTCGTAGGGATTCGCGAAGAACGACCACTCGGCCGCGCCCCCGGCGATCCCCACGACGGTGAGCCGGCCCTGGCGCGCCATCGACGCCTGCGCCGTGCGGATCGTCGGACCCGCACCCACGAAGTCGAAGGCGGCGTCGACGCCGCGCCCGCCCGTGATGGCGCGGATCGCCTCGACCTGCCCCTCGCCGCCGGGGACGGTGACGGCGCCCGCGGCGGCGGCGCGCTCCATGGCGTCCGGCTTCATGTCCGTCGCGATGACGGTCGCGCCCGTCAGGGCCGTGAGGATCTGCACGGCGATCTGCCCCAGGCCGCCGAGCCCGACGACGAGCGCGAAGCGACCGCCGCCCGCCAGGTTCGGCAGGGCGAGCTTGATCGCGTGGTACGGCGTGAGCGCGGCGTCGCTCAGCGGCGCGGCGGCGACCGGGTCGGCGTCCCCGAGCGGGACCAGGTTCCGCACCGGGACGGTCACGTACTCGGCCATGCCGCCGTCGCGGCCGATGCCGGTCGCGAGGTACGGCATGCTCGCCACGTTCTCGCAGTAGGTGTCCTGGCCGCGCGAGCAGGCCGCGCAGCGGCCGCAGCCGATCGGGCCGTAGACGAGGTGCGCCGACCCGACCTCCACGCCCCGG contains:
- a CDS encoding NAD(P)-dependent alcohol dehydrogenase → MRAVVFEKFQSAPVVTEVDRPTPGPGEVLLKVAGSGACHSDVSIYAEFTADNPAGIAPPFVLGHEVSGWVEELGEGVRGVEVGSAHLVYGPIGCGRCAACSRGQDTYCENVASMPYLATGIGRDGGMAEYVTVPVRNLVPLGDADPVAAAPLSDAALTPYHAIKLALPNLAGGGRFALVVGLGGLGQIAVQILTALTGATVIATDMKPDAMERAAAAGAVTVPGGEGQVEAIRAITGGRGVDAAFDFVGAGPTIRTAQASMARQGRLTVVGIAGGAAEWSFFANPYEATLTNTYWGTLEELHEVVAMYRAGQIRPDVEKFALEDALEAYRRLEEGSLTGRAVVVPHAPVH